In Psychrobacter sp. P11G3, a single genomic region encodes these proteins:
- a CDS encoding imelysin family protein, which produces MTITTVTSRKLLPTTLAVALAGLLMVSGCTKQADEDTNAATETQTEVANTETADNSEMTTAEKAHIDRLIISYANMAHAAYKDSLDTAKALQTAVETYVATPTQENLDAAKAAYKAARQPYSQTEIFRFDEGFVTANDKRAINSIDSWEGQINAWPLDEALIDYVGDDYEGEYNSQENIINSDSITVGSIKQDTSTITPELLAEMNEIGGSEANVTTGYHAIEFMLWGQDNNGVKEGAGNRPVADYVAEAGQCTSGETVNEDAGICERRGEFLTAATQLLVDDLTAMEAQWQPDTENTLRSDLIARKYDNGLRQIMYQMGSLALGELASERMQVAFVTGSTEDEHECFSDLTHLSYANNARGIQNVFNGSYTTVAGKTVGGYGIKDYLTDNGHTEAADKLAAEFNKVEGAFNVIVKKGEKDGIKIDQMIATVGQASQEGISAEEQNIRRGWVEAGITSLQELTASIENAAKAVGIDNLDADAGSQF; this is translated from the coding sequence ATGACGATTACCACAGTAACGAGCCGTAAGCTTTTACCAACTACTTTAGCTGTTGCACTTGCAGGATTGTTAATGGTGTCGGGCTGTACAAAGCAAGCCGATGAAGACACCAATGCTGCGACAGAAACGCAAACAGAAGTAGCAAACACAGAGACAGCTGATAATTCAGAGATGACTACTGCCGAAAAAGCACATATTGATAGATTGATTATCAGTTATGCAAATATGGCACACGCCGCTTATAAAGATTCGTTGGACACGGCCAAAGCGCTACAAACTGCGGTAGAAACATACGTGGCCACCCCAACACAAGAAAACCTTGATGCTGCAAAAGCTGCCTATAAAGCAGCACGTCAGCCGTATTCACAAACTGAAATTTTCCGTTTTGATGAAGGCTTTGTGACTGCCAATGATAAACGTGCTATCAACAGTATTGATAGCTGGGAAGGGCAGATCAATGCTTGGCCACTTGATGAAGCATTGATTGATTATGTTGGTGACGACTATGAAGGCGAATATAACAGCCAAGAGAACATCATCAATAGCGACAGCATTACTGTCGGTAGTATCAAGCAAGATACCAGTACAATCACACCTGAGCTACTTGCAGAAATGAATGAAATCGGTGGTAGTGAAGCCAATGTAACCACTGGCTATCATGCCATTGAATTTATGCTGTGGGGTCAAGACAACAATGGCGTGAAAGAAGGCGCAGGTAATCGCCCAGTCGCTGACTATGTGGCTGAAGCCGGACAGTGTACTAGTGGTGAGACCGTCAACGAAGATGCCGGTATCTGTGAGCGCCGCGGGGAATTCTTAACTGCTGCAACTCAACTATTGGTTGATGATTTGACCGCGATGGAAGCACAGTGGCAGCCTGATACTGAAAATACTTTGCGTAGTGATTTGATAGCGCGCAAATATGATAATGGTCTGCGCCAAATTATGTATCAAATGGGTAGCCTAGCATTAGGTGAGCTTGCTTCTGAGCGTATGCAGGTCGCTTTTGTTACTGGCTCTACCGAAGATGAGCACGAATGCTTTAGTGATTTGACTCATCTGAGCTATGCTAATAATGCGCGCGGTATCCAAAACGTCTTTAATGGTAGCTATACAACAGTCGCTGGTAAGACAGTTGGCGGCTACGGTATCAAAGATTATCTAACGGATAACGGACATACAGAAGCCGCTGATAAATTGGCTGCTGAGTTCAACAAAGTAGAAGGCGCGTTCAACGTTATCGTTAAAAAAGGCGAAAAAGACGGCATCAAGATTGATCAGATGATTGCAACTGTCGGTCAAGCTAGCCAAGAAGGTATCTCTGCTGAAGAACAAAACATCCGTCGTGGATGGGTTGAAGCGGGCATCACTAGCTTACAAGAGCTGACGGCCAGTATCGAAAACGCTGCAAAAGCAGTTGGCATCGATAATCTAGACGCAGATGCTGGGTCACAGTTTTAA
- a CDS encoding OmpA family protein, with translation MRNTLMIAAVASGLALSGCTTDPNTGQQRLNKAALGGLVGAAGGATISKATGGDKTGRDAAIGAALGAGVGYYMERQARQLEQQMAGTGVTVEQNPTTGNIDLVMPGSITFSFDDATLSSSFKPTLDKLASTMNQYNQNTITIAGHTDSKGSASYNMGLSRDRAYSVANYLTARGVASNRVNVVAYGESRPIADNNTEYGRGQNRRVELTVNAPQSVN, from the coding sequence ATGCGTAATACTTTAATGATTGCAGCAGTAGCATCAGGTCTAGCACTTAGTGGTTGTACAACAGATCCAAACACTGGACAACAGCGTCTAAACAAAGCTGCTCTAGGTGGTCTAGTTGGTGCAGCAGGTGGTGCAACTATCTCAAAAGCAACAGGCGGCGACAAAACTGGTCGTGATGCAGCTATCGGCGCAGCACTAGGTGCAGGCGTTGGTTACTACATGGAGCGTCAAGCTCGTCAACTTGAGCAGCAAATGGCTGGCACAGGCGTAACTGTTGAGCAGAACCCAACCACTGGTAACATTGATTTGGTTATGCCAGGTAGCATCACGTTTTCATTTGATGATGCAACCCTTAGCTCATCATTCAAGCCAACGCTTGATAAGCTTGCTTCAACGATGAACCAGTATAACCAAAACACAATTACTATCGCTGGTCACACTGATAGCAAAGGTTCAGCATCTTATAACATGGGTCTGTCACGTGATCGTGCTTACTCAGTTGCTAACTACTTAACAGCTCGCGGTGTTGCTTCAAACCGTGTAAATGTTGTTGCTTACGGTGAGTCACGTCCAATCGCAGACAACAACACTGAATATGGCCGTGGTCAAAACCGCCGTGTTGAGCTAACAGTTAACGCACCACAGAGCGTAAACTAA
- a CDS encoding acyltransferase: protein MRLTSTIRKMHKRSPKLGKAMSLATATGVIAANSFGGSIPLWLMGVGKVITGASIADKAVIKIATHWISSNSALIDNMLPRKDWRINLPDDIHTNGKYLLVSNHQSWVDTSIVQYIGEKRLPLTRFFTKFELIYIPIVGQAFYFLDFPMMRRHSKEAIAKNPALKGKDIEEAKRACALLKDKPFTLLNYLEGTRFTKAKQAQQKSPYTHLLKPRAGGLSLAISALGEDIDGILDMTIVYPDGVPSYGDLWKGNIKRLGVDLRYIDIPDALFESIKQGGYENDEDTKAQMFDWVEQVWRQKDERISTMLADFETNPKT, encoded by the coding sequence ATGCGATTGACATCTACCATTCGAAAAATGCATAAACGTTCGCCTAAACTAGGCAAAGCTATGTCGCTTGCAACAGCCACTGGTGTCATCGCCGCCAATAGCTTCGGTGGTAGTATTCCTTTATGGCTAATGGGCGTCGGTAAAGTCATTACTGGCGCCTCTATTGCAGACAAAGCCGTCATCAAAATTGCTACTCACTGGATCAGCAGCAACAGTGCTTTGATCGACAATATGTTGCCTCGCAAAGATTGGCGTATCAACCTACCGGACGATATTCATACTAATGGTAAATACCTGCTAGTAAGCAACCACCAATCATGGGTTGATACCAGCATCGTGCAGTATATTGGCGAAAAACGTTTGCCACTCACGCGATTTTTTACCAAGTTTGAGCTGATCTACATCCCTATCGTTGGTCAAGCTTTTTACTTTTTAGATTTTCCAATGATGCGCCGACACTCAAAAGAAGCCATCGCCAAAAACCCTGCGCTAAAAGGCAAAGACATCGAAGAAGCCAAACGTGCCTGCGCCCTACTAAAAGACAAACCTTTTACCTTATTAAATTATTTGGAAGGTACTCGTTTTACCAAAGCCAAACAAGCTCAGCAAAAATCGCCTTATACGCACTTATTAAAACCTCGTGCAGGCGGATTATCATTGGCTATCAGCGCGCTAGGTGAAGATATCGATGGCATATTAGACATGACCATCGTATACCCTGATGGTGTGCCAAGCTATGGGGATCTTTGGAAAGGTAATATCAAACGCTTGGGCGTTGACTTGCGCTACATCGACATACCAGATGCGTTGTTCGAAAGTATCAAACAAGGTGGCTACGAAAATGATGAAGACACAAAAGCTCAAATGTTCGACTGGGTTGAACAGGTGTGGCGTCAAAAAGATGAACGCATCAGCACTATGTTGGCAGATTTTGAAACCAATCCTAAAACGTAA
- the minC gene encoding septum site-determining protein MinC, with translation MTVSANDNQTAPALAFYGKMLTFSRVQFSTSDLSAIEAQLTETLSNKSSNIPILIDSDVEQDLSALVELLWAWGLQPIGVVTGMLDAQAREQRLAIFPADGKRIERILPSKKAPTPTQPSPENNNAETVSANSVDDTSTTSEPATETTLSSMPTETLVSTQHITSLIYDQMLRSGQSLNHVGGDLILTSSINSGAEAITDNSLHVYGRAQGRLVAGATGDKDARIFCQVFNPSLVSVAGTYCLRDNLPEHVIDKSVQVKFVEGEGLVFTVMDEA, from the coding sequence ATGACAGTTTCAGCTAACGATAACCAGACTGCACCAGCGCTAGCTTTCTACGGCAAGATGCTGACGTTTTCACGCGTACAGTTTAGTACAAGCGATCTATCAGCTATAGAAGCTCAGCTAACTGAAACGCTCAGCAATAAATCGAGCAATATCCCTATCCTTATTGATAGTGACGTTGAGCAGGATTTATCAGCACTAGTAGAGCTGTTATGGGCGTGGGGATTGCAGCCTATTGGGGTGGTGACAGGTATGCTTGATGCGCAAGCACGTGAGCAGCGCTTAGCGATATTCCCAGCAGATGGTAAGCGTATTGAACGTATATTACCAAGTAAAAAAGCGCCTACTCCTACCCAACCATCACCAGAAAATAACAATGCCGAAACCGTTAGTGCTAATAGCGTCGATGATACTTCTACTACGAGCGAACCTGCTACTGAAACGACACTATCTAGTATGCCCACCGAGACATTGGTAAGTACTCAGCATATTACTAGCTTAATCTATGATCAAATGCTGCGTTCAGGACAAAGCCTCAATCACGTTGGTGGCGACTTGATTTTGACCAGTAGTATCAATAGCGGCGCTGAAGCGATTACTGACAATAGCTTGCATGTATATGGCCGTGCACAAGGGCGTTTGGTGGCAGGCGCAACAGGGGATAAAGATGCCCGTATATTCTGCCAAGTCTTTAATCCTTCATTGGTGTCGGTAGCAGGAACCTATTGCTTACGAGACAACTTACCTGAGCATGTCATCGACAAGTCGGTGCAAGTGAAATTTGTAGAAGGCGAAGGCTTAGTATTTACTGTGATGGATGAAGCTTAA
- the minD gene encoding septum site-determining protein MinD has product MAKIVVITSGKGGVGKTTTSASFAAGLALRGYKTVVIDFDVGLRNLDLIMGCENRIVYDFVDVITGNARLSQALVKDKQLENLYILPASQTRDKDALTDEGVSEVMAELSKQFDYIICDSPAGIERGAQLAMYHADEAIIVTNPEISSVRDSDRIIGILQSQTKKVEENQGTVREHLIITRYNPERAAANEMMDIDTISNDILKVPLLGVVPESHSVLEASNHGEPVIHYTDSVAGQCYEDIVARFLGEERPLRHIDVKKKSLLQRWFGG; this is encoded by the coding sequence GTGGCGAAGATAGTTGTAATCACTTCAGGTAAAGGCGGTGTGGGTAAAACCACGACAAGTGCTTCTTTTGCCGCTGGTTTGGCGTTACGTGGCTATAAAACAGTTGTTATCGACTTTGATGTAGGTCTACGTAATCTAGACTTAATCATGGGTTGCGAAAACAGAATTGTTTATGACTTCGTTGATGTCATCACTGGAAACGCGCGCTTGTCGCAAGCACTTGTCAAAGACAAACAGCTTGAAAACCTATATATTCTGCCCGCCAGTCAGACGCGTGATAAAGACGCATTGACAGACGAAGGGGTATCAGAAGTAATGGCTGAACTCTCTAAACAGTTTGACTATATTATCTGTGACTCGCCTGCCGGTATCGAGCGCGGTGCACAGCTAGCGATGTATCATGCGGATGAAGCTATTATTGTCACTAACCCTGAGATCTCTTCAGTGCGTGACTCAGATAGAATCATCGGTATTCTGCAAAGTCAGACGAAAAAAGTAGAAGAGAACCAAGGGACTGTTCGCGAGCATTTGATTATCACTCGTTATAATCCTGAACGTGCGGCTGCCAATGAGATGATGGATATTGATACTATCTCGAACGATATCCTAAAAGTTCCACTACTTGGTGTTGTTCCCGAGAGCCATTCAGTGCTCGAAGCGTCCAACCATGGCGAACCAGTTATTCATTATACTGACTCTGTTGCTGGTCAATGTTATGAAGACATTGTCGCCCGTTTCTTGGGTGAAGAGCGTCCACTACGTCATATTGACGTGAAGAAAAAGAGTCTATTACAGCGCTGGTTTGGGGGATAA
- the minE gene encoding cell division topological specificity factor MinE yields MTKKKGFWSSLFGTDDNSNAGSANLATERLKVIVASENRLNNRLTVDRIEKMKREILEVVNKYVNGVQIDDVNINHRSEDSLDVLEMNINLPEHKK; encoded by the coding sequence ATGACTAAGAAAAAAGGATTTTGGAGTAGCCTATTTGGTACTGATGACAACAGTAACGCAGGTAGCGCAAATTTAGCAACTGAGCGTTTAAAAGTTATCGTTGCTAGCGAAAACAGATTAAACAATCGCTTAACGGTTGATCGTATCGAAAAAATGAAACGTGAAATCTTAGAAGTTGTGAACAAATACGTTAACGGTGTGCAGATTGATGATGTCAATATTAACCATCGTTCTGAAGACAGCTTAGATGTGTTAGAGATGAATATTAATTTGCCTGAGCATAAGAAATAG
- a CDS encoding cytochrome b, which translates to MNNANSNVSKWSVSSRIFHWISAALLLTTWIMILLYENLDSNVFIGYHKAFGVSLLFWMIARVINRVFTKAPPPLAMPKWQMLISQLSHFALYAILIAMPMVGLLMAVYGGRPVDIFGIFQIPVFVTPDRSLARFYNNLHTEIIWPMIIGFTVLHIAAALYHQFVKKDNLIARMK; encoded by the coding sequence ATGAATAATGCCAACTCGAATGTATCAAAGTGGTCGGTTAGTAGCCGTATTTTTCATTGGATTAGTGCAGCCTTACTGTTAACCACATGGATAATGATACTGCTATATGAGAATTTAGATAGCAATGTGTTTATTGGATATCATAAAGCGTTCGGCGTGAGCCTGTTATTTTGGATGATTGCCCGAGTTATCAACCGCGTTTTTACTAAGGCACCACCACCGTTAGCCATGCCAAAATGGCAAATGCTCATATCTCAGCTGTCACATTTTGCTCTCTATGCCATACTGATTGCTATGCCAATGGTTGGCTTACTGATGGCAGTATATGGCGGTCGACCGGTTGATATTTTTGGTATCTTTCAGATCCCTGTATTCGTGACCCCAGATAGAAGCTTGGCTCGTTTTTATAATAACTTGCATACTGAGATTATCTGGCCGATGATTATTGGTTTTACGGTCTTGCATATAGCAGCCGCGTTATACCATCAGTTTGTCAAAAAAGACAATCTTATTGCCCGTATGAAATAA
- a CDS encoding chemotaxis protein CheB has protein sequence MKDNARVLALRKKNRNDIKVMVVAEDHRQRMAFSDTVRSFGFTLVGCVSRAQWQETGELSNSAIDIWLIDSDYDDSVAIATVASKPAAVLVGFSQAPYLNESQEYAKWQRKLKRKFAQLLDLPILVDAPAYKSPDTDWHYVVFLGASMGGPSAVKEFLDNVPATLPICILLAHHFNQAMIGTLPRILNRHNDWRCKIIASSQRLRAGECLIVPIDKQVVCDSTGRVILLDQDWHGEYKPAIGQLLKNTSDVHGSELINIIFSGMGNDGSQYLDLIQDNNSQLWAQDPSLSACPSQPQAIIDSGYCNFVGSPTDLAKKLIDYIGERADSHSH, from the coding sequence ATGAAGGATAATGCACGTGTTTTAGCGCTGCGAAAAAAAAATAGAAACGATATTAAAGTGATGGTGGTGGCAGAAGATCACCGCCAGCGCATGGCTTTTTCAGATACGGTACGTAGTTTCGGCTTTACGCTGGTCGGCTGTGTGTCACGAGCACAGTGGCAGGAAACAGGTGAGCTTTCTAATTCAGCTATCGATATTTGGTTGATAGACAGTGATTATGATGACAGTGTGGCAATAGCGACGGTGGCATCCAAACCAGCAGCAGTACTGGTTGGCTTCAGTCAAGCACCGTATCTAAATGAATCCCAAGAATATGCAAAGTGGCAACGTAAGTTAAAGCGTAAATTTGCCCAATTGCTTGACTTGCCAATATTGGTAGATGCTCCAGCTTACAAGAGTCCTGATACTGACTGGCATTATGTCGTATTTTTGGGTGCTTCTATGGGTGGCCCTAGTGCAGTTAAAGAGTTTTTAGATAACGTACCAGCCACACTACCAATTTGTATTTTATTGGCACATCATTTTAATCAGGCTATGATTGGTACGTTGCCGCGCATACTTAATCGTCATAATGACTGGCGCTGTAAGATTATTGCTTCTTCACAGCGGCTACGAGCAGGAGAGTGTCTGATAGTACCTATTGATAAGCAGGTTGTCTGTGATTCAACAGGTCGCGTGATACTATTGGATCAAGATTGGCATGGTGAATATAAGCCTGCAATCGGGCAGTTGCTTAAAAATACCAGTGATGTTCATGGTAGCGAGCTTATTAACATTATATTCTCAGGTATGGGTAATGATGGCTCTCAGTATCTAGACTTAATCCAAGATAATAATAGTCAATTATGGGCACAAGATCCGAGTTTGAGTGCATGTCCAAGTCAACCTCAGGCTATCATTGACTCAGGGTATTGCAATTTTGTTGGTAGCCCTACCGATTTAGCAAAAAAACTAATCGATTACATTGGTGAAAGGGCAGATAGCCATTCACATTAA